In one window of Pseudomonas chlororaphis subsp. chlororaphis DNA:
- the crcB gene encoding fluoride efflux transporter CrcB, producing MIPLILAVSVGGIAGTLLRFATGNWISANWPRHFYTATLAVNIVGCLLIGVLYGLFLIRPEVPIEVRAGLMVGFLGGLTTFSSFSLDTVRLLESGQIPLALGYAAISVFGGLLATWAGLSLTKL from the coding sequence GTGATCCCGTTGATCCTTGCCGTCTCGGTGGGTGGTATTGCCGGAACCCTGTTGCGCTTTGCCACCGGTAACTGGATCAGCGCCAATTGGCCGCGGCACTTCTATACCGCGACGCTGGCCGTTAATATCGTGGGCTGCCTGCTGATCGGCGTGCTGTACGGCCTGTTTCTGATACGCCCGGAGGTGCCCATCGAGGTGCGCGCCGGGTTGATGGTGGGCTTCCTTGGCGGCCTGACGACTTTTTCATCCTTTTCACTGGATACGGTGCGTCTGCTGGAAAGTGGACAGATTCCGCTGGCCCTGGGCTATGCGGCCATCAGCGTATTCGGCGGGCTGCTCGCGACCTGGGCCGGCCTGTCCCTGACCAAACTTTGA
- the tusC gene encoding sulfurtransferase complex subunit TusC — protein MAQSLLIISRQAPWSGPGAREALDIVLAGGAFDLPIGLLFLDDGVFQLAPRQKAAAVQQKDLSANLQALPLFGVEQLFACGASVAERGLDPAALNLDEVQVLAPAELGALIDRFDQVITL, from the coding sequence ATGGCGCAATCCCTGTTGATCATCAGCCGCCAGGCACCCTGGTCCGGCCCCGGCGCCCGCGAAGCCCTGGATATCGTGCTGGCGGGCGGCGCCTTCGACTTGCCGATCGGCCTGCTGTTTCTTGACGATGGTGTGTTTCAGCTGGCCCCCAGGCAAAAAGCCGCTGCCGTGCAGCAAAAGGACCTCAGCGCCAATCTGCAGGCCCTGCCGCTGTTTGGTGTGGAGCAGCTGTTCGCCTGCGGCGCCAGCGTGGCGGAACGCGGCCTGGACCCGGCCGCGCTGAACCTGGACGAGGTGCAGGTCCTGGCCCCGGCCGAACTCGGCGCACTCATTGACCGTTTTGACCAGGTGATCACCCTCTGA
- the tusD gene encoding sulfurtransferase complex subunit TusD, with translation MKFAIALFSAAHAPSSRRALAFAQAALAGGHEIVRLFFYQDGVHNASDNIVTPQDEPDLPAQWRTFVSEHQLDGVVCIAAALRRGVLNQEEAARYQRPAVNLSAPWELSGLGQLHDAIQAADRLICFGGP, from the coding sequence ATGAAGTTCGCCATTGCCCTTTTTTCCGCCGCTCACGCGCCCTCCTCGCGCCGCGCCCTGGCATTCGCCCAGGCAGCGCTGGCTGGCGGCCACGAGATCGTGCGGCTGTTTTTCTATCAGGATGGCGTGCACAACGCATCGGACAACATCGTCACCCCGCAGGACGAACCGGACCTGCCCGCGCAATGGCGAACCTTCGTCAGCGAGCACCAGCTCGATGGCGTGGTGTGCATTGCCGCGGCCCTGCGCCGCGGGGTGTTGAACCAGGAGGAAGCCGCGCGCTACCAGCGCCCGGCCGTCAACCTGAGCGCGCCCTGGGAGCTTTCCGGGCTCGGCCAGTTGCACGACGCCATACAGGCGGCCGACCGCCTGATCTGTTTCGGAGGGCCATGA
- the serS gene encoding serine--tRNA ligase produces the protein MLDSKLLRSNLQDVADRLASRGFALDVARIEALEEQRKTVQTRTEQLQAERNARSKSIGQAKQRGEDIAPLMADVERMAGELAVGKVELDAIQTELDSILQGIPNLPHESVPVGDDEEGNVEVRRWGTPTAFDFPILDHVALGEKHGWLDFETAAKLSGARFALLRGPIARLHRALAQFMINLHTSEHGYEEAYTPYLVQAPALVGTGQLPKFEEDLFKISRENEADLYLIPTAEVSLTNIVAGEILDPKQLPIKFVAHTPCFRSEAGSSGRDTRGMIRQHQFDKVEMVQIVEPSTSMEALEGLTANAEKVLQLLELPYRTLALCTGDMGFSAVKTYDLEVWIPSQDKYREISSCSNCGDFQARRMQARFRNPETGKPELVHTLNGSGLAVGRTLVAVLENYQQADGSIRVPEVLKPYMGGLEVIG, from the coding sequence ATGCTCGATTCCAAACTGTTACGTAGCAACCTTCAGGACGTAGCGGACCGCCTGGCATCCCGTGGCTTTGCCCTGGATGTAGCACGCATCGAAGCGCTGGAAGAACAGCGCAAGACCGTCCAGACCCGCACCGAACAACTGCAGGCCGAACGTAACGCGCGCTCCAAGTCCATCGGTCAGGCCAAGCAGCGCGGCGAAGACATCGCGCCGCTGATGGCCGACGTCGAGCGCATGGCGGGCGAGTTGGCAGTCGGCAAGGTTGAGCTGGACGCCATTCAAACCGAGCTGGACTCGATCCTGCAGGGCATCCCGAACCTGCCCCACGAATCGGTACCGGTTGGCGACGACGAAGAGGGCAACGTCGAAGTGCGCCGCTGGGGCACGCCGACGGCGTTCGACTTCCCGATCCTGGACCACGTCGCCCTGGGCGAAAAACACGGCTGGCTGGACTTCGAGACCGCGGCCAAGCTGTCGGGCGCGCGTTTTGCCCTGCTGCGCGGGCCGATCGCCCGTCTGCACCGCGCCCTGGCGCAGTTCATGATCAACCTGCACACCAGCGAACACGGTTACGAAGAGGCCTACACCCCTTACCTGGTGCAGGCACCGGCATTGGTGGGTACCGGCCAGTTGCCGAAGTTCGAAGAAGACCTGTTCAAGATCAGTCGTGAAAACGAAGCCGATCTGTACCTGATCCCGACCGCCGAAGTGTCGCTGACCAATATCGTGGCCGGCGAGATCCTCGATCCGAAGCAACTGCCGATCAAGTTCGTCGCCCACACCCCGTGCTTCCGCAGCGAAGCCGGTTCGTCGGGCCGCGACACCCGCGGCATGATCCGCCAGCACCAGTTCGACAAGGTCGAGATGGTCCAGATCGTCGAGCCATCGACTTCCATGGAAGCCCTGGAAGGCCTGACCGCCAACGCCGAGAAAGTCCTGCAACTGCTGGAGCTGCCTTACCGCACCCTGGCGCTGTGCACCGGCGACATGGGCTTCAGCGCGGTCAAGACCTATGACCTGGAGGTGTGGATCCCGAGCCAGGACAAGTACCGCGAGATTTCGTCGTGCTCCAACTGCGGCGACTTCCAGGCCCGTCGCATGCAGGCGCGCTTCCGCAATCCGGAAACCGGCAAGCCGGAACTGGTGCATACCCTGAACGGTTCCGGCCTGGCGGTCGGTCGTACCCTGGTGGCGGTGCTGGAGAACTACCAGCAGGCCGACGGTTCGATCCGTGTGCCTGAGGTGCTCAAGCCTTACATGGGCGGCCTCGAGGTCATCGGCTAA
- the cysG gene encoding siroheme synthase CysG — protein MEFLPLFHNLRGSRVLVVGGGEIALRKSRLLADAGALLRVVAPEVEPQLRELVTASGGECLSRGYVEADLDGCGLIIAATDDEPLNAQVSADAHRRCVPVNVVDAPALCSVIFPAIVDRSPLVIAVSSGGDAPVLARLIRAKLETWIPSTYGQLAGLAARFRNQVKGLFPDVQQRRAFWEDVFQGPIADRQLAGQGEEAERLLQAKIAGEAPHAPGEVYLVGAGPGDPDLLTFRALRLMQQADVVLYDRLVAPAILELCRRDAERVYVGKRRADHALPQEQINQQLVDLAKQGKRVLRLKGGDPFIFGRGGEEIEELAAHGIPFQVVPGITAASGCAAYAGIPLTHRDYAQSVRFVTGHLKDGTTDLPWADLVAPAQTLVFYMGLVGLPVICEQLIQHGRSADTPAALIQQGTTANQRVFTGTLADLPKLVAEHEVHAPTLVIVGEVVQLREKLAWFEGAQSQV, from the coding sequence ATGGAATTTCTGCCGCTGTTTCATAACCTGCGCGGCAGTCGTGTGTTGGTGGTCGGCGGCGGGGAGATTGCCTTGCGCAAATCCCGCCTGCTGGCCGACGCCGGTGCGCTGCTGCGGGTAGTTGCACCTGAAGTGGAACCCCAGTTGCGCGAGCTGGTCACGGCCAGCGGCGGCGAATGCCTGTCGCGCGGTTATGTCGAGGCGGACCTGGACGGCTGCGGGCTGATCATCGCCGCCACCGACGACGAACCGCTCAATGCCCAGGTCTCCGCCGATGCTCATCGGCGCTGCGTGCCGGTCAATGTGGTGGACGCGCCGGCCCTGTGCAGCGTGATCTTCCCGGCGATCGTCGACCGTTCGCCACTGGTGATCGCCGTCTCCAGTGGCGGCGATGCACCGGTGCTGGCGCGCCTGATCCGGGCCAAGCTGGAAACCTGGATTCCCTCGACCTACGGTCAGCTGGCCGGCCTGGCCGCGCGTTTTCGCAATCAGGTCAAAGGCCTGTTTCCGGACGTGCAGCAGCGTCGTGCTTTCTGGGAAGACGTGTTCCAGGGACCGATCGCCGACCGGCAGCTGGCCGGGCAGGGCGAGGAGGCCGAGCGCTTGCTGCAGGCCAAGATCGCCGGCGAAGCGCCCCATGCGCCGGGCGAGGTGTATCTGGTGGGGGCAGGGCCGGGCGATCCGGATCTGCTGACCTTCCGCGCCTTGCGCCTGATGCAGCAAGCCGATGTGGTGCTCTACGATCGCCTCGTAGCTCCGGCGATTCTCGAGCTGTGCCGGCGCGATGCCGAGCGGGTGTATGTCGGCAAGCGCCGCGCTGATCACGCCTTGCCCCAGGAACAGATCAACCAGCAATTGGTGGACCTGGCCAAACAGGGCAAGCGCGTGCTGCGTCTGAAGGGTGGCGATCCGTTCATCTTCGGCCGTGGCGGCGAAGAGATCGAAGAGCTGGCGGCCCATGGCATTCCGTTCCAGGTGGTGCCGGGGATTACCGCGGCCAGTGGCTGCGCGGCCTATGCCGGCATTCCTTTGACCCACCGTGACTATGCGCAGTCCGTGCGTTTCGTCACCGGGCATCTGAAGGATGGCACCACCGATCTGCCCTGGGCCGACCTGGTCGCGCCTGCACAGACCCTGGTGTTCTATATGGGCCTGGTGGGCTTGCCGGTGATCTGCGAGCAACTGATCCAGCATGGCCGTTCGGCGGATACGCCGGCCGCCTTGATCCAGCAGGGCACGACCGCCAACCAGCGAGTGTTCACCGGCACCCTGGCGGATCTGCCGAAGCTGGTGGCGGAGCATGAAGTGCATGCGCCGACCCTGGTGATCGTCGGCGAAGTGGTGCAGCTTCGCGAGAAGCTCGCCTGGTTCGAAGGCGCGCAGTCGCAGGTCTGA
- a CDS encoding replication-associated recombination protein A, with amino-acid sequence MDLFRSDPIAQPLAARLRPANLDEYVGQEHVLARGKPLREALEQGALHSMIFWGPPGVGKTTLARLLAKVSDAHFETVSAVLAGVKEIRQAVEIAKQQAAQYGRRTILFVDEVHRFNKSQQDAFLPYVEDGTLIFIGATTENPSFELNNALLSRARVYVLKSLDEAALHKLVQRALTEERGLGKRQLSLSDEGFQMLLAAADGDGRRLLNLLENASDLAEDGTQIGVELLQSLLGDTRRRFDKGGEAFYDQISALHKSVRGSNPDGALYWFARMLDGGCDPLYLARRVVRMASEDIGNADPRALSLCLAAWDVQERLGSPEGELAVAQAITYLACAPKSNAVYMGFKAAMRSAAEHGSLEVPLHLRNAPTKLMKQLGYGDEYRYAHDEPDAYAAGEDYFPEALEPQPFYQPVPRGLELKIGEKLKHLAELDRASPKQRRKP; translated from the coding sequence ATGGATCTGTTTCGCAGTGACCCGATCGCCCAACCCCTGGCCGCGCGCCTGCGCCCGGCCAACCTGGACGAGTACGTCGGTCAGGAACATGTGCTCGCCCGCGGCAAGCCTCTGCGCGAAGCGCTGGAGCAGGGTGCCTTGCACTCGATGATCTTCTGGGGGCCGCCGGGCGTGGGCAAGACCACCCTGGCGCGGCTCCTGGCGAAAGTCTCGGATGCGCACTTCGAAACGGTCTCAGCGGTACTGGCCGGGGTCAAGGAGATCCGCCAGGCGGTGGAAATCGCCAAGCAGCAGGCGGCCCAGTACGGGCGCCGGACCATCCTGTTCGTCGACGAAGTGCACCGTTTCAACAAGTCGCAGCAGGATGCCTTCCTGCCCTATGTCGAAGACGGCACCCTGATTTTCATCGGTGCGACCACCGAGAACCCGTCCTTCGAGCTGAACAACGCCCTGTTGTCCCGGGCCCGGGTGTATGTGCTCAAGAGCCTCGACGAGGCGGCGCTGCACAAGCTGGTACAGCGGGCCTTGACTGAGGAACGCGGGCTGGGCAAGCGCCAGCTGAGCCTCAGCGACGAAGGCTTCCAGATGCTCCTGGCGGCGGCGGACGGCGATGGCCGGCGCCTGCTCAACCTGCTGGAGAACGCCTCCGATCTCGCCGAAGACGGCACGCAAATCGGTGTCGAGTTGCTGCAAAGCCTGCTGGGCGATACCCGCCGGCGTTTCGACAAGGGCGGCGAAGCCTTCTATGACCAGATATCGGCGCTGCACAAGTCGGTCCGTGGTTCCAACCCGGACGGTGCCCTGTACTGGTTCGCGCGGATGCTCGACGGTGGTTGCGACCCGCTGTACCTGGCGCGGCGCGTGGTGCGCATGGCCAGCGAAGACATCGGCAACGCCGATCCACGGGCATTGAGCCTGTGCCTGGCGGCCTGGGACGTGCAGGAGCGCCTTGGCAGCCCCGAAGGCGAGCTGGCGGTGGCCCAGGCCATCACCTACCTGGCCTGCGCGCCGAAAAGCAACGCCGTGTACATGGGCTTCAAGGCCGCCATGCGCAGCGCTGCCGAACATGGGTCGCTGGAAGTGCCGCTGCACCTGCGCAATGCGCCGACCAAGCTGATGAAGCAACTGGGCTACGGCGACGAATATCGTTATGCCCATGATGAGCCGGATGCCTACGCGGCCGGCGAAGACTACTTTCCCGAGGCGCTGGAGCCGCAACCCTTCTATCAACCCGTGCCCCGTGGCCTGGAGCTGAAGATCGGCGAGAAGCTCAAGCACCTGGCGGAGCTTGACCGGGCCAGCCCCAAGCAGCGGAGAAAACCGTGA
- the tusB gene encoding sulfurtransferase complex subunit TusB — protein sequence MSTLHVLSHSPFTDSRLTSCLRLLGPQDAILLCGDAVYALQPGSAPLAALQARGETLSLYVLAEDHQARGLEVPAWATSVDYPAFVALSIQYDKVNSWL from the coding sequence ATGTCGACCTTGCACGTGCTGTCCCACTCGCCTTTCACCGACTCCCGGCTGACCAGTTGCCTGCGCCTGCTCGGCCCGCAGGATGCCATCCTCCTGTGCGGCGATGCGGTATACGCCCTGCAGCCCGGCAGCGCGCCGCTGGCGGCCCTGCAGGCACGCGGCGAGACGCTGTCGCTTTACGTTTTGGCGGAAGACCACCAGGCCCGAGGCCTGGAGGTTCCGGCCTGGGCCACAAGTGTCGATTACCCGGCGTTCGTCGCGCTGTCGATCCAGTACGACAAGGTCAACAGCTGGTTATGA
- the lolA gene encoding outer membrane lipoprotein chaperone LolA gives MRLIRMLLVPVLALTTLSAHADQKDVARLTQLLEKSQTLTARFSQLTLDGSGTQLQETAGDMALKRPGLFYWHTDAPQEQLMVSDGKKVSLWDPDLEQVTIKTLDQRLTQTPALLLSGDVSKISESFDISAKEAGGVVDFILKPKTKDTLFDSLRLSFRNGLVNDMQLIDSVGQRTNILFTGVKANEPIAASKFKFDIPKGADVIQE, from the coding sequence ATGCGTCTTATCCGCATGTTGCTGGTACCGGTACTGGCTTTAACGACGCTGTCGGCCCATGCCGATCAGAAAGACGTGGCGCGCCTGACCCAGTTGCTCGAAAAGTCCCAGACCCTGACTGCGCGTTTCTCGCAACTGACCCTCGACGGCAGCGGCACCCAGCTGCAGGAAACCGCTGGCGACATGGCGCTGAAGCGCCCGGGCCTGTTCTACTGGCACACCGATGCGCCGCAGGAGCAACTGATGGTCTCCGACGGCAAGAAGGTTTCCCTGTGGGACCCGGACCTGGAGCAGGTCACCATCAAGACCCTGGACCAGCGCCTGACCCAGACCCCAGCCTTGTTGTTGTCGGGCGATGTGTCGAAAATCAGCGAAAGCTTCGACATCAGCGCCAAGGAGGCCGGTGGTGTGGTGGACTTCATTCTCAAGCCGAAAACCAAGGACACCCTGTTCGACAGCCTGCGCCTGTCGTTCCGTAACGGCCTGGTGAATGACATGCAACTGATCGACAGCGTTGGCCAGCGCACCAATATCCTGTTCACCGGGGTCAAGGCCAACGAACCGATCGCTGCTTCCAAGTTCAAGTTCGACATCCCCAAGGGTGCCGACGTGATCCAAGAATAA
- a CDS encoding glycosyl transferase family protein, translated as MTDYTPLTIETPAEHPFAQFVRILGKGKRGARSLTREEAREAMGMLLDDKVEDTQLGAFLMLLRHKEESPEELAGFTEALRQRLQAPPIKVDLDWPSYAGKKRHLPWFLLAAKCLAQNGVRILLHGGGAHTAGRLYTEQLLEQLHIPLCRDWQAVDTALAQGNLAFIPLGDWAPQLQRMIDLRNTLGLRSPIHSLARILNPLGARCGLQSIFHPGYQGVHRDASGLLGDNVIVIKGDGGEIEINPDSASHLYGTTGGISWDEEWPAQSKQRHVKPASLDPEHLKAVWRGDVQDSYPQLALIATMALALRGLGMPREQAFEQAQHYWDARERSI; from the coding sequence ATGACCGATTACACCCCGCTGACCATCGAGACGCCCGCCGAGCATCCTTTCGCGCAGTTCGTGCGCATTCTCGGCAAAGGCAAACGCGGCGCTCGCAGCCTCACCCGTGAAGAAGCCCGGGAAGCCATGGGCATGCTGCTCGACGACAAGGTCGAGGACACCCAGCTCGGCGCCTTCCTGATGCTATTGCGGCACAAGGAAGAAAGCCCCGAGGAGCTGGCGGGCTTTACCGAAGCCCTGCGCCAGCGCCTGCAGGCGCCGCCGATCAAGGTCGATCTGGACTGGCCCAGCTACGCCGGCAAAAAGCGCCACCTGCCCTGGTTCCTGCTGGCCGCCAAGTGCCTGGCGCAAAACGGCGTGCGCATCCTGCTGCACGGCGGCGGCGCCCATACCGCCGGCCGGCTGTACACCGAGCAATTGCTGGAGCAGCTGCACATCCCGCTGTGCCGCGACTGGCAGGCGGTCGATACCGCGCTGGCCCAGGGCAACCTGGCCTTCATCCCCCTGGGCGACTGGGCGCCACAGCTGCAACGCATGATCGACCTGCGCAATACTCTGGGCCTGCGCTCGCCGATCCACTCCCTGGCGCGCATCCTCAACCCGTTGGGCGCGCGCTGCGGCCTGCAAAGCATCTTCCACCCCGGCTATCAGGGCGTGCATCGCGATGCCAGCGGCCTGCTGGGGGACAACGTCATTGTGATCAAGGGCGACGGCGGCGAAATCGAGATCAACCCGGACAGCGCCAGCCACTTGTACGGCACCACTGGCGGTATCAGTTGGGATGAGGAATGGCCGGCCCAGTCCAAGCAGCGCCATGTCAAACCGGCCAGCCTCGACCCCGAGCACCTGAAAGCCGTCTGGCGCGGCGATGTGCAGGACAGCTACCCGCAACTGGCGCTGATCGCCACCATGGCCCTGGCCCTGCGCGGGCTCGGCATGCCCCGGGAACAGGCTTTCGAGCAAGCTCAGCACTACTGGGACGCGCGCGAAAGATCGATTTAA
- a CDS encoding YoaK family protein codes for MLPSSTSLRSNPGLLRRQKWRGRIGLCLVASLSVLAGMTDAIGFMATGDFVSFMSGNTTRLAVAISDADLALTLHLVLLVVTFIAGNALGIVVSRLGGRRALPLLLCIATLLCAAAAWPFEQRLPAVLAAIIAMGMLNAAVEEVNGLPVGLTYVTGALSRFGRGLGRWMLGERRNGWRIQLVPWSGMFAGAVLGAVLEQHLGLTALFVSGLLSALLGLLSLKIPHRWQLGYMPR; via the coding sequence ATGCTGCCCTCTTCCACCAGCCTTCGTAGTAACCCGGGCCTGCTGCGGCGCCAGAAATGGCGCGGCCGCATAGGCCTGTGCCTGGTCGCCAGCCTGTCGGTGCTGGCCGGCATGACCGACGCCATCGGCTTCATGGCCACCGGGGACTTCGTCTCCTTCATGAGCGGCAACACCACGCGCCTGGCCGTCGCCATCAGCGATGCCGACCTGGCCCTGACCCTGCATCTGGTGCTGCTGGTCGTCACCTTCATCGCCGGCAACGCCCTGGGCATCGTCGTCAGCCGCTTGGGCGGCCGCCGGGCCTTGCCGCTGCTGTTGTGCATTGCCACGCTGCTGTGCGCGGCAGCCGCCTGGCCGTTTGAACAACGGCTACCAGCGGTGCTGGCGGCGATCATCGCCATGGGCATGCTCAATGCTGCCGTCGAGGAAGTGAACGGGCTGCCCGTGGGCCTGACCTATGTCACCGGCGCCCTGTCGCGCTTTGGCCGCGGCCTGGGTCGCTGGATGCTCGGCGAGCGGCGCAATGGCTGGCGCATCCAGCTGGTGCCCTGGAGCGGCATGTTCGCCGGCGCCGTGCTGGGCGCCGTTCTGGAGCAGCATCTGGGCCTCACGGCCCTGTTCGTCAGCGGCCTGCTGTCGGCGCTGCTGGGGCTGTTGTCGCTGAAGATCCCCCATCGCTGGCAGCTGGGCTATATGCCGCGCTAA
- a CDS encoding TusE/DsrC/DsvC family sulfur relay protein yields the protein MNALTVGERAIALDKDGYLVELGDWSSEVAAALAAAEQIELTPEHWEVLELLRGFYQEFQLSPATRPLIKYTALKLGPDKGNSLHLNRLFKGTPAKLAAKLAGLPKPTNCL from the coding sequence ATGAACGCACTGACTGTCGGCGAACGCGCCATCGCCCTGGACAAGGACGGCTACCTGGTGGAACTGGGCGACTGGTCCAGCGAAGTGGCCGCGGCCCTGGCCGCGGCGGAACAGATCGAACTGACCCCCGAGCACTGGGAAGTCCTCGAGCTGCTGCGCGGCTTCTACCAGGAGTTCCAGCTGTCGCCCGCGACCCGCCCACTGATCAAATACACCGCCTTGAAGCTGGGCCCGGACAAGGGCAACAGCCTGCACCTGAACCGACTGTTCAAAGGCACTCCCGCCAAACTTGCCGCCAAGCTGGCGGGCCTGCCCAAGCCGACCAATTGCTTATGA
- a CDS encoding glutathione S-transferase family protein yields MGLLIEGRWHDQWYESSKDGAFQREQAQRRNWVTADGKPGPSGEGGFRAEAGRYHLYVSLACPWAHRTLILRKLKGLESLVDVSVVSWLMLEQGWTFDRALGSSGDQLDHLDFLHQRYTADTRDYTGRVTVPVLWDKQQKRIVSNESAEIIRMFNSAFDDLSGNGLDFYPEPLRGEIDELNARIYPAVNNGVYRAGFATSQQAYEAAFDDLFAELDWLERRLGGQRYLAGEYLTEADIRLFTTLIRFDAVYYGHFKCNLRRIADYPNLSSWLRELYQWPGIGETVDFAHIKGHYYASHRTINPTGIVPKGPAQDFDAAHDRERLSGRGVWQGNKK; encoded by the coding sequence ATGGGCCTGCTGATTGAAGGACGCTGGCACGACCAGTGGTACGAAAGCAGCAAAGACGGCGCCTTCCAGCGCGAACAGGCGCAACGCCGCAACTGGGTGACCGCTGACGGCAAACCAGGCCCTAGCGGCGAAGGCGGTTTTCGCGCGGAAGCCGGCCGTTATCATCTGTACGTATCCCTGGCCTGCCCCTGGGCGCACCGCACGCTGATCCTGCGCAAGCTCAAGGGTTTGGAAAGCCTAGTCGACGTGTCGGTGGTCAGCTGGCTGATGCTGGAACAGGGCTGGACTTTCGACCGGGCCCTGGGCTCCAGCGGCGACCAGTTGGACCACCTGGATTTCCTCCACCAACGCTACACCGCCGATACCCGCGACTACACCGGCCGCGTCACCGTGCCCGTGCTCTGGGACAAGCAGCAGAAACGCATCGTCAGCAACGAGTCGGCGGAAATCATCCGCATGTTCAACAGCGCCTTCGATGACCTGAGCGGTAACGGCCTGGACTTCTATCCGGAGCCGCTACGCGGTGAAATCGACGAACTGAACGCGCGTATCTACCCCGCGGTGAACAATGGTGTGTATCGCGCCGGCTTCGCCACTTCGCAGCAAGCCTACGAAGCAGCCTTCGACGATCTGTTCGCCGAACTCGACTGGCTGGAACGGCGCCTGGGCGGCCAACGCTACCTGGCCGGCGAATACCTGACGGAAGCGGACATCCGCCTGTTCACCACGCTGATTCGCTTCGACGCGGTGTATTACGGTCACTTCAAGTGCAACCTGCGGCGGATCGCCGACTATCCGAACCTGTCGAGCTGGCTGCGCGAGCTGTACCAATGGCCGGGGATCGGCGAAACCGTGGACTTTGCCCATATCAAGGGGCACTACTACGCCAGTCATCGCACCATCAACCCGACCGGCATCGTGCCGAAAGGGCCGGCGCAGGACTTCGATGCGGCGCATGATCGCGAGCGTTTGAGCGGGCGTGGGGTTTGGCAAGGCAACAAGAAATAA